One part of the Chryseobacterium mulctrae genome encodes these proteins:
- the rpoC gene encoding DNA-directed RNA polymerase subunit beta', whose protein sequence is MSNKNKSSRFNKITIGLASPESILQDSRGEVLKPETINYRTHKPERDGLFCEKIFGPIKDYECACGKYKRIRYKGIVCDRCGVEVTEKKVRRERIGHIGLVVPIAHIWYFRSLPNKIGYLLGIPSKKLDMIIYYERYVVIQQGIAKKLDGADFDHMEFLTEEEYLDIMETLPVENQYLDDSDPNKFIAKMGAEAVEELLKRIDLDALSFDLRHKAHNEGSKQRRTEALKRLNVVEALRGANTRMINRPEWMIMRVLPVIPPELRPLVPLDGGRFATSDLNDLYRRVIIRNNRLKRLLEIKAPEVILRNEKRMLQESVDSLFDNTRKSSAVKSESNRPLKSLSDSLKGKQGRFRQNLLGKRVDYSARSVIVVGPNLQLHECGIPKDMAAELYKPFIIRKLIERGIVKTVKSAKRIIDRKEPVVYDILENVMKGHPVLLNRAPTLHRLGIQAFQPKMIEGKAIQLHPLVTTAFNADFDGDQMAVHLPLGPEAILEAQLLMLGSQNILNPANGSPITVPSQDMVLGLYFMTKELSSTETMKVKGEGLAFYSPEEAEIAYAEGRVSLNAKVRCRLPIKEDGVITTKLTETSVGRILFNQIVPKQSGYINELLTKKSLRNIIGRVLADTDFPTTVKFLDAMKDLGYSNAFKGGLSFSLGDIVVPVEKKKMIATSIETVDEIRANYNMGLITDTERYNQVIDVWTNTNAGLTEMIMSRMKTDQGGFNSVYMMLDSGARGSKEQIRQLSGMRGLMAKPQKAGSTGAEIIENPILANFKEGLSILEYFISTHGARKGLADTALKTADAGYLTRRLVDVAQDVIVTEDDCGTLRGTEVTALKKNDEIVEKISERILGRVSLHNIYDPETDELIAQADQIINESLAKRIEEIGIEAVEVRSPLTCETKKGICAKCYGRNLATGKPIHMGEAVGVIAAQSIGEPGTQLTLRTFHQGGVSTNVSENPSIIARRDGIVELDEVRTITSEDENGNNAEVVVSRTTEFRLVADNEAKTPLMIANVPYGAILAVKPGDKVKKGDLICKWDPYNAVIIAETAGKVEYEDIIQGISFQLEIDEQTGFEEKVISESRNKKAVPTLKVVDSKGVEQKGYNLPVGAHLMVNDGEKIRAGKVLIKIPRKAAKTGDITGGLPRVTELFEARNPSNPAVVTEIDGVVSYGKIKRGNRELIVEAKTGERKIYLVKLSNQILVQENDFVRAGSPLSDGSVTPDDILKIKGPTAVQEYLVNEIQEVYRLQGVKIDDKHFEIIVRQMMTKVSIVDGGDTQFLEAALEHKYDFLMENNRVFGLKVVTEAGDSKEFKPGQMITARELRDENSKLKREDQALVEVREALPATATPVLQGITRAALQTKSFMSAASFQETTKVLNEAAVAGKVDSLNGLKENVIVGHRIPAGTGLKEYQNVIVGSKKEFEDLN, encoded by the coding sequence ATGTCAAATAAAAATAAATCAAGTAGATTTAATAAAATAACCATCGGTTTAGCTTCACCAGAGTCTATTTTACAGGACTCAAGAGGGGAGGTTCTTAAGCCGGAAACTATTAACTACAGAACGCACAAGCCTGAAAGAGACGGTTTGTTCTGTGAAAAAATCTTCGGTCCTATCAAAGATTACGAATGTGCTTGTGGTAAATACAAGAGAATTCGTTACAAAGGGATCGTTTGTGACCGTTGTGGTGTAGAGGTTACGGAGAAAAAAGTACGTAGAGAAAGAATCGGACATATTGGTTTGGTTGTTCCTATTGCGCACATTTGGTATTTCCGTTCTTTACCAAACAAAATCGGTTACCTTTTAGGTATTCCTTCCAAGAAATTGGATATGATTATCTATTACGAAAGATATGTGGTAATTCAACAAGGTATTGCTAAGAAATTAGACGGTGCTGATTTTGACCACATGGAATTCCTTACAGAAGAAGAATACCTTGATATCATGGAAACTCTTCCTGTAGAAAACCAGTATCTTGATGATTCAGATCCAAACAAATTTATCGCTAAAATGGGTGCTGAAGCTGTTGAGGAACTATTAAAAAGAATCGATCTTGATGCATTGTCTTTCGACTTGAGACACAAAGCTCACAACGAAGGTTCTAAGCAAAGAAGAACAGAAGCTCTAAAAAGATTGAACGTTGTAGAAGCATTAAGAGGTGCTAATACAAGAATGATCAACAGACCAGAGTGGATGATCATGCGTGTACTTCCTGTTATCCCACCAGAACTAAGACCATTAGTTCCATTGGATGGAGGACGTTTCGCAACTTCTGACTTGAATGACCTTTATAGAAGAGTTATTATCAGAAATAACCGTTTGAAGAGATTATTGGAGATCAAAGCTCCTGAAGTAATCTTGAGAAACGAGAAGCGTATGCTTCAGGAATCAGTAGATTCATTATTCGATAACACAAGAAAATCTTCTGCAGTAAAATCTGAATCAAACAGACCATTGAAATCACTTTCAGATTCATTGAAAGGTAAGCAAGGTCGTTTCCGTCAGAACTTACTAGGGAAAAGGGTAGATTACTCGGCGCGTTCGGTAATTGTTGTAGGTCCAAACTTACAGCTTCACGAATGTGGTATTCCTAAAGATATGGCAGCTGAGCTTTACAAACCGTTTATCATCAGAAAACTGATTGAAAGAGGAATTGTAAAAACAGTAAAATCTGCAAAAAGAATTATCGACAGAAAAGAACCAGTAGTTTATGATATTCTAGAAAACGTGATGAAAGGTCACCCTGTTTTACTAAACAGAGCACCTACGCTTCACAGACTGGGTATCCAGGCTTTCCAACCTAAGATGATTGAAGGTAAGGCAATCCAACTACACCCGTTAGTAACAACAGCATTCAACGCCGATTTCGATGGTGACCAGATGGCGGTACACTTACCGTTGGGTCCTGAAGCGATCCTTGAAGCTCAGTTATTGATGTTAGGTTCTCAAAATATCTTGAACCCTGCAAACGGATCTCCAATTACAGTACCATCTCAGGACATGGTTCTGGGGCTTTATTTCATGACCAAAGAATTGAGCTCTACTGAGACAATGAAAGTAAAAGGTGAAGGTCTTGCATTCTACTCTCCGGAAGAAGCGGAAATCGCTTATGCTGAAGGTAGAGTTTCATTGAACGCTAAAGTAAGATGTAGACTTCCTATTAAAGAAGATGGAGTAATCACTACGAAATTAACTGAAACTTCTGTAGGTAGAATCTTATTCAACCAGATCGTTCCTAAACAGTCAGGATATATTAATGAGCTTCTTACTAAGAAATCATTAAGAAATATTATCGGTAGAGTACTTGCCGATACAGATTTTCCTACTACTGTGAAGTTCTTGGATGCAATGAAAGACTTAGGGTATTCAAATGCATTCAAAGGAGGTCTTTCGTTCTCATTAGGTGACATCGTTGTTCCTGTTGAGAAAAAGAAAATGATCGCTACTTCGATTGAAACAGTTGACGAAATTAGAGCCAACTATAACATGGGTCTAATTACAGATACAGAACGTTATAACCAGGTAATCGACGTTTGGACAAACACCAACGCAGGATTAACTGAAATGATCATGAGCAGAATGAAAACTGACCAAGGTGGTTTCAACTCTGTATACATGATGCTTGACTCTGGAGCAAGGGGTTCTAAGGAACAGATCCGTCAGTTATCAGGGATGAGAGGTTTGATGGCAAAACCGCAAAAAGCTGGTTCTACCGGTGCGGAAATTATCGAAAACCCGATTCTTGCAAACTTTAAGGAGGGTCTTTCCATCTTAGAATACTTTATCTCTACTCACGGTGCTCGTAAAGGTCTTGCGGATACCGCTCTTAAGACTGCCGATGCGGGTTACTTAACGAGAAGATTGGTAGACGTTGCACAAGACGTTATCGTTACAGAAGACGACTGTGGAACTTTAAGAGGTACAGAAGTTACTGCACTTAAGAAAAATGACGAGATCGTTGAAAAGATTTCAGAAAGAATCTTAGGTAGAGTTTCTCTACATAATATTTATGACCCTGAAACAGATGAGTTAATTGCTCAGGCAGATCAGATTATTAATGAATCTTTAGCTAAAAGAATCGAAGAAATCGGTATTGAAGCAGTTGAGGTTCGTTCACCCCTGACTTGTGAAACTAAAAAAGGAATCTGTGCTAAATGTTACGGTAGAAACCTAGCTACGGGTAAGCCAATTCATATGGGTGAAGCTGTAGGGGTTATTGCTGCACAATCAATTGGGGAACCGGGAACTCAGCTTACATTGAGAACTTTCCACCAAGGAGGTGTATCTACAAACGTATCAGAAAACCCTTCAATTATCGCAAGAAGAGATGGTATCGTAGAATTAGATGAAGTAAGAACAATTACTTCTGAAGATGAAAACGGAAACAATGCTGAAGTAGTAGTATCACGTACAACAGAATTTAGATTGGTTGCTGATAATGAAGCTAAAACTCCATTAATGATTGCCAACGTACCTTATGGTGCTATATTAGCTGTAAAACCAGGTGATAAAGTGAAAAAAGGTGATTTAATCTGTAAATGGGATCCGTATAACGCGGTAATTATTGCAGAGACTGCTGGTAAAGTAGAGTATGAAGACATCATCCAAGGTATTTCATTCCAATTAGAAATTGATGAGCAGACTGGTTTCGAAGAGAAAGTAATCTCTGAATCTAGAAATAAGAAAGCCGTACCTACATTAAAAGTAGTAGATTCTAAAGGTGTTGAACAAAAAGGTTACAACTTACCGGTAGGAGCCCACTTAATGGTAAACGATGGTGAAAAAATTAGGGCTGGTAAAGTCTTAATCAAAATCCCAAGAAAAGCTGCTAAGACAGGGGATATTACAGGAGGTCTTCCAAGAGTTACCGAATTATTCGAAGCAAGAAACCCTTCAAACCCAGCGGTTGTTACAGAAATCGATGGGGTAGTTTCTTACGGAAAAATTAAGAGAGGTAACCGAGAATTGATCGTTGAAGCTAAAACTGGTGAAAGAAAAATTTATTTAGTTAAATTATCAAACCAGATTCTAGTACAGGAGAATGACTTCGTAAGAGCTGGTTCGCCACTTTCTGACGGTTCAGTTACTCCAGACGATATCTTGAAGATCAAAGGACCAACTGCGGTTCAGGAATATTTAGTAAATGAAATTCAGGAAGTTTACCGTCTACAAGGGGTGAAAATCGACGATAAACACTTCGAAATCATCGTAAGACAAATGATGACAAAAGTATCAATTGTTGATGGAGGTGATACTCAGTTCCTTGAAGCTGCTCTTGAGCACAAATACGATTTCTTAATGGAAAACAACAGAGTATTTGGTCTTAAAGTAGTTACAGAAGCTGGTGATTCTAAAGAATTTAAACCGGGACAAATGATTACTGCAAGAGAACTAAGAGACGAAAACTCTAAGTTGAAGCGTGAAGATCAGGCTTTAGTTGAAGTAAGAGAAGCTTTACCTGCTACTGCAACACCAGTATTGCAAGGTATTACAAGAGCTGCTCTACAAACTAAGTCGTTCATGTCTGCAGCATCATTCCAGGAAACAACTAAAGTTCTAAACGAAGCAGCAGTTGCTGGTAAAGTAGACAGCTTGAATGGTCTTAAAGAAAATGTAATTGTAGGACACAGAATCCCTGCAGGTACAGGTCTTAAAGAGTATCAAAATGTAATTGTTGGTTCTAAGAAAGAATTCGAAGACCTTAACTAA
- a CDS encoding DUF3467 domain-containing protein — MDNQNQNNDPNNINIQLNEMVASGVYCNLALVNHSPSEFVVDFIQLMPGVQQANVRSRVILAPLHAKRVLAALQQNITNYEQQFGEIKEVEPFVLGGNNVNA; from the coding sequence ATGGACAATCAAAATCAAAACAACGATCCAAACAACATCAACATCCAACTTAACGAGATGGTAGCTTCAGGAGTTTACTGTAACCTTGCTTTAGTAAACCATTCTCCATCTGAGTTTGTAGTAGATTTCATCCAGCTTATGCCGGGTGTACAGCAAGCTAACGTGAGATCAAGAGTAATCTTGGCTCCGCTTCACGCTAAAAGAGTTTTAGCTGCACTTCAGCAAAACATCACAAACTACGAGCAACAATTCGGAGAAATCAAAGAAGTTGAGCCTTTCGTATTAGGAGGAAACAACGTTAACGCTTAA
- a CDS encoding alkaline phosphatase family protein, translated as MKKILAFLMLTSSLTIFAQIGIVDTTQIVISNSFNDAEAIQKPYVIMISADGFRYDYAKKYNAQNLLKYSNQGIQAKAMTPSYPSITFPNHWTLITGLYPSHHGLIDNFFYDYQRKQAYAMSNRQNAEDGSWYGGTPLWSLAEKQGTISASLQWVGSASDAGGMRPTYYYPYHEKFTPSEKVDKVINWLKLPEDKRPHFISLYFPEVDGAGHRFGPDTKETEVAVHLVDHAIGELVQKVNQLGLKNVNFIFVSDHGMIKVDRGNPLEIPQMLFDKNRFDYYNSQTLLRVYVKKPDEVKKVYKELKANKTDDYEVYLDKKLPKYLHFATKDDRYNRIGQILLIPKAPKIFLERDKRTSVGKHGYDPRIVPEMKATFFAWGLNFNNNLVIDEFENINVYPLVAEILGLKITQPIDGKLKVLKETLKK; from the coding sequence ATGAAGAAAATATTGGCATTTTTAATGCTCACTTCATCACTAACAATATTTGCTCAGATAGGAATTGTAGACACTACTCAAATTGTTATTTCTAATAGTTTTAACGATGCTGAAGCGATACAAAAGCCTTATGTCATCATGATTTCTGCAGATGGTTTTAGATATGATTATGCTAAAAAATACAATGCCCAAAATCTTTTGAAATATTCAAATCAAGGAATTCAGGCAAAAGCAATGACTCCAAGTTATCCAAGTATTACTTTTCCGAATCACTGGACATTAATTACCGGATTATATCCTTCTCATCACGGCTTAATTGATAATTTTTTCTATGATTACCAAAGAAAACAAGCTTACGCAATGAGCAACCGCCAAAACGCTGAAGACGGAAGTTGGTACGGTGGAACTCCACTTTGGAGCTTAGCTGAAAAACAGGGAACAATCAGTGCTTCTTTGCAATGGGTAGGTTCTGCAAGTGATGCAGGTGGAATGAGACCAACATATTATTATCCATATCATGAAAAATTTACACCTTCTGAAAAAGTGGATAAAGTAATTAACTGGCTGAAACTTCCTGAAGATAAAAGGCCGCATTTTATTTCATTATACTTTCCGGAAGTTGACGGTGCGGGACATCGTTTCGGACCAGACACAAAAGAGACAGAAGTGGCTGTTCATTTAGTTGATCATGCGATAGGAGAGTTGGTTCAGAAAGTAAATCAATTAGGCTTAAAAAATGTCAATTTTATCTTCGTTTCCGATCATGGAATGATAAAAGTTGATCGTGGAAATCCACTGGAAATTCCTCAAATGCTTTTTGATAAAAACAGATTCGATTATTATAACTCTCAGACTTTATTAAGAGTTTATGTGAAAAAACCTGATGAGGTAAAGAAAGTTTACAAAGAATTAAAAGCCAATAAAACCGATGATTATGAAGTTTATCTGGATAAAAAATTACCAAAATATTTGCATTTTGCAACGAAAGACGACCGATACAATAGAATAGGACAAATTTTATTGATCCCAAAAGCGCCAAAAATATTTTTAGAAAGAGATAAAAGAACTTCGGTCGGAAAACACGGTTATGATCCTAGAATCGTCCCTGAAATGAAAGCTACATTCTTCGCTTGGGGATTGAATTTTAATAACAACTTAGTAATTGATGAATTTGAGAATATCAATGTTTATCCTTTGGTGGCTGAAATTTTGGGTTTAAAGATCACACAGCCGATTGATGGAAAATTGAAGGTTTTAAAAGAAACACTAAAGAAATAA
- a CDS encoding NmrA family NAD(P)-binding protein — protein sequence MKIIITGSLGNVAKPLVQQLIGEGNDITVISSNETKKDEIEALGAKAAIGSIADLDFLVKTFEGANAAFLMTPPNMGGVNIVENTINAGKNYAEAIKQTGIKRVVMLSSIGAESPVENGPIKGLHFIEKFYNELENTSVTFLRAGYFYLNFFNDIPLIKNAGIIGANFPQDTKVPLVHPIDIAKVATEELVKNFEGKNVKYIVSDERTASEFAQVFGNAIGKPDLPWIEFKDEDSLNGMLQAGLPQEMAELYTEMGRGIRAGVVQKDFIEHGSVVDGEIKLEEFAKEFAEKFNA from the coding sequence ATGAAAATTATCATCACAGGTTCATTAGGAAATGTAGCAAAACCACTTGTTCAACAATTAATTGGCGAAGGTAACGACATCACGGTAATCAGCAGTAACGAAACTAAGAAAGACGAAATAGAAGCTTTAGGTGCAAAAGCAGCAATTGGATCTATTGCAGATTTAGATTTTTTAGTTAAAACTTTTGAAGGAGCAAATGCAGCATTTTTAATGACTCCTCCGAATATGGGCGGGGTTAATATTGTTGAAAACACCATTAATGCAGGAAAAAATTACGCAGAAGCTATTAAACAAACCGGAATAAAGAGAGTTGTCATGTTAAGCAGTATCGGTGCGGAGTCTCCTGTGGAAAACGGACCAATAAAAGGTCTTCATTTCATCGAAAAATTCTACAATGAACTGGAAAATACTTCTGTCACATTTTTAAGAGCCGGATATTTTTATTTGAACTTCTTTAATGATATTCCATTGATTAAAAATGCAGGAATTATCGGTGCTAATTTCCCTCAGGATACGAAAGTTCCGTTAGTTCACCCTATTGATATCGCCAAAGTAGCAACTGAAGAATTGGTTAAGAACTTTGAAGGCAAAAATGTAAAATATATTGTAAGTGATGAGCGTACAGCTTCTGAATTTGCTCAAGTTTTTGGAAACGCCATCGGTAAACCCGACCTTCCTTGGATTGAATTTAAAGACGAAGATTCTTTAAACGGAATGCTTCAAGCCGGACTTCCTCAGGAAATGGCTGAATTGTATACCGAAATGGGAAGAGGAATCAGAGCTGGTGTTGTACAAAAAGATTTTATTGAGCACGGTTCTGTTGTTGATGGAGAGATCAAATTAGAAGAATTTGCAAAGGAATTTGCTGAAAAATTTAATGCTTAA
- a CDS encoding winged helix-turn-helix transcriptional regulator: MAAIKESSTIQQNKKIALDLCPVTYVMEKIGGYWKPIILYHLSTSDKRYSELKRAIPAITEKMLIQHLKQLENDGLVIRTAKPIVPPHVTYNLSQSGKELIPVIHSMAEWAFKEMEGEYK; encoded by the coding sequence ATGGCAGCTATTAAAGAAAGTTCTACTATTCAGCAGAATAAAAAAATTGCATTAGATCTTTGTCCGGTAACCTATGTGATGGAAAAGATTGGAGGCTATTGGAAACCTATTATTTTATATCATCTTTCAACAAGTGATAAAAGATACAGCGAACTGAAACGTGCAATTCCGGCGATCACAGAAAAAATGCTTATTCAACATTTAAAACAACTTGAAAATGACGGATTAGTCATAAGAACGGCGAAACCTATTGTTCCGCCACACGTTACCTACAATTTAAGCCAATCAGGAAAAGAATTAATTCCCGTCATTCACTCAATGGCAGAATGGGCTTTCAAAGAAATGGAAGGTGAATACAAATAA
- a CDS encoding NAD(P)-dependent alcohol dehydrogenase: protein MDTFTVKAFGAESKTADLAEMNIERREVTANDIEIEILYCGVCHSDLHTARNDWGGTKYPSVPGHEIIGKITKVGSEVSKFKVGDLAGVGCIVDSCGHCNSCKHDLEQYCENGFTGTYNGNDKHLGGHTFGGYSQKVVVDAGHVLKIPANLDLAAVAPLLCAGITTWSPLRHWNVGADSKVAVVGLGGLGHMAIKLAKGLGAEVTLFSRTPGKTEDAKKLGADHVVISTDEEQMNSVKGKFDLIIDTVPYDHDVNPYITTLTINGTHVLVGFIGKMEDSLFTPPMIMGRKSVAGSVIGGIAETQEMLDFCGEHNIVSEIEIIKMQDINEAYERMLKSDVRYRFVIDMKSL from the coding sequence ATGGACACATTTACCGTAAAAGCTTTTGGAGCAGAATCTAAAACTGCCGATTTAGCAGAAATGAATATTGAGAGAAGAGAAGTAACAGCGAATGATATAGAAATTGAAATTCTGTATTGCGGAGTTTGCCACTCTGATCTTCACACCGCAAGAAACGATTGGGGCGGAACAAAATATCCATCTGTTCCCGGTCATGAAATTATCGGAAAAATAACAAAAGTAGGTAGCGAAGTTTCTAAATTCAAAGTTGGCGATCTTGCAGGAGTTGGCTGTATAGTAGATTCTTGCGGGCATTGTAACAGCTGTAAACATGATTTGGAACAATATTGTGAAAACGGATTTACAGGAACTTACAATGGAAATGACAAGCATTTGGGAGGTCATACTTTTGGAGGATATTCTCAAAAAGTAGTTGTAGATGCAGGTCATGTTTTAAAAATTCCGGCAAATCTAGATTTGGCTGCAGTTGCACCACTTCTTTGTGCAGGAATTACAACCTGGTCACCTTTAAGACATTGGAATGTTGGAGCTGATTCTAAGGTTGCTGTTGTAGGATTAGGTGGATTGGGACACATGGCAATTAAGCTTGCAAAAGGTTTGGGAGCTGAAGTAACTTTATTCTCAAGGACTCCGGGAAAAACTGAAGATGCTAAAAAATTGGGTGCAGATCATGTTGTTATTTCGACTGATGAAGAGCAAATGAATTCTGTAAAAGGAAAGTTTGATTTAATTATCGACACTGTACCTTACGATCATGATGTAAATCCTTATATTACTACATTAACGATTAACGGAACTCATGTTTTGGTAGGTTTTATCGGCAAGATGGAAGATAGTTTATTTACTCCGCCAATGATCATGGGAAGAAAATCGGTTGCAGGTTCTGTGATCGGAGGTATTGCTGAAACTCAGGAAATGCTTGATTTCTGTGGCGAACACAATATTGTGTCTGAAATTGAAATCATTAAAATGCAAGACATCAACGAAGCATATGAAAGAATGCTGAAAAGCGATGTGAGATACCGTTTTGTGATTGATATGAAATCTTTATAA
- a CDS encoding helix-turn-helix domain-containing protein → MENQEVEIYNSVSEYNKMLKHETLHPMVSVVDFSKSDPICQHTRQFGFYTVFLKDVMCGDMQYGKHSYDYQEGTLVFIAPGQTYGIYNAGTYIQPAGFALIFHPDLLKGTNLGRNIRDYNFFSYDVHEALHLSEKEREIILECFKNIKLELEQAIDKHSKSLIVNNIELFLNYCMRFYDRQFITRDHINQNFIGKFEKSLDDYLKSDKPKNLGFPMVNYFAEQLNLSANYFGDLIKKELGISAQEFIHNKLIDVAKDQIFDTSKSISQISYDLGFKYPQHFTRLFKSKVGVSPSEFKSLN, encoded by the coding sequence ATGGAAAATCAGGAAGTTGAAATATACAACAGCGTTTCAGAATACAATAAAATGCTGAAGCACGAAACATTGCACCCGATGGTAAGTGTGGTAGATTTTTCTAAATCTGATCCTATTTGTCAACATACAAGACAGTTTGGTTTTTATACTGTTTTTCTGAAAGATGTTATGTGTGGTGATATGCAATACGGAAAGCACAGCTATGATTATCAGGAAGGAACTCTGGTTTTCATCGCTCCGGGACAGACTTATGGGATTTATAATGCAGGAACTTATATTCAGCCTGCAGGTTTTGCCTTAATTTTTCATCCGGATTTATTGAAAGGAACCAATTTGGGAAGAAACATCCGAGACTACAATTTTTTTTCTTATGATGTTCATGAAGCATTGCATCTTTCAGAAAAAGAAAGGGAAATTATTTTGGAATGTTTTAAAAATATAAAATTAGAACTCGAGCAGGCGATTGATAAACATAGCAAATCACTAATTGTTAATAATATTGAACTATTTTTAAATTATTGCATGCGTTTTTACGATCGTCAGTTTATTACACGAGACCACATTAATCAGAATTTTATAGGAAAGTTTGAGAAATCTTTGGATGATTATTTGAAATCTGATAAACCTAAAAATCTGGGCTTTCCAATGGTCAATTATTTTGCCGAACAGCTTAACCTTTCAGCTAATTATTTTGGCGATTTAATTAAAAAGGAGCTCGGAATTTCTGCTCAGGAATTTATTCATAATAAACTGATCGATGTGGCGAAAGATCAGATTTTTGATACATCAAAATCCATCAGTCAAATTTCTTACGATTTGGGATTTAAATATCCGCAGCATTTTACAAGATTATTCAAAAGTAAAGTAGGAGTTTCTCCAAGCGAGTTTAAATCTCTGAATTAA
- a CDS encoding carboxylesterase family protein, producing the protein MTANQNNSNTYTFQTPFGRILAFRENGILKAKNIRYAYSERFKKPIAVEPSVSEIIFPEKTPVCPQNISPLLEKMISKTNLDDFEVDESPQYISVFRPENFKENEKLSVIVWIHGGSYEIGCGDILTADPRDWVKEQNVIIVTVSYRLGVFGFLGGNEDKPANLGLFDLIEALKWIKNNIASFGGDSENITLFGQSSGGDAIAHLMISEGTENLFKRVIIHSAPLGLRKNRQKMSAEFLENTRMFNNKSDVLEIIENYKNNTPSFLKYGLKAAMPFGTQYGFPPLCNEWEAEEKWKYKAKEIDVLIGLNDEETAFYLKASDTINKYFPAKIINKAIRTTTEIIYGKPAADFAENFSKAGGNVYLFRIYPRFKVSNYFLGAHAIDLPFIFGNESAWKNAGILKNIPWKYMDENGKKLRKLWTEFAKSGKISDDSERPEILEVSKV; encoded by the coding sequence ATGACCGCAAATCAAAATAATTCTAATACTTATACTTTTCAGACGCCCTTCGGAAGAATTTTAGCTTTCAGAGAAAACGGAATTTTAAAAGCTAAAAACATTCGGTATGCTTATTCTGAAAGGTTCAAAAAACCGATTGCTGTTGAACCTTCCGTTTCAGAAATTATTTTTCCTGAAAAAACTCCGGTTTGCCCACAAAATATCAGTCCACTTCTTGAAAAAATGATTAGCAAAACCAATTTAGATGATTTTGAAGTGGATGAATCTCCACAATATATTTCGGTCTTCAGACCTGAAAATTTTAAGGAAAACGAAAAACTATCGGTTATTGTTTGGATTCATGGTGGTTCGTATGAGATTGGTTGCGGTGATATTCTTACGGCAGATCCCAGAGATTGGGTAAAAGAACAAAATGTAATTATTGTTACAGTCTCTTACCGTTTGGGTGTTTTTGGTTTTTTAGGCGGAAACGAAGATAAACCTGCCAATTTAGGTCTGTTTGATTTGATTGAAGCGTTGAAATGGATTAAAAATAATATTGCCTCTTTCGGTGGAGATTCAGAAAATATTACCCTTTTTGGGCAGTCTTCAGGCGGAGATGCAATTGCTCATTTAATGATTTCAGAAGGAACTGAAAATTTGTTTAAAAGAGTAATTATTCACAGCGCTCCTTTAGGTTTAAGGAAGAACCGGCAAAAAATGTCAGCAGAGTTTCTGGAAAATACCCGAATGTTTAACAATAAATCGGATGTTTTAGAAATTATTGAAAACTATAAAAACAATACTCCCTCTTTTTTAAAATATGGCTTAAAAGCTGCAATGCCTTTCGGAACTCAATATGGTTTTCCACCATTGTGCAACGAATGGGAAGCAGAAGAAAAATGGAAATACAAGGCAAAAGAAATCGATGTTTTAATTGGTTTGAATGATGAAGAAACCGCTTTCTACCTGAAAGCTTCTGATACGATCAATAAATATTTTCCCGCAAAAATTATAAACAAAGCAATCCGCACAACAACAGAAATCATTTATGGAAAACCTGCAGCAGATTTTGCTGAAAATTTTTCCAAAGCAGGCGGAAATGTTTATTTGTTTAGAATTTATCCACGTTTTAAAGTTTCCAATTACTTTTTGGGAGCTCATGCTATTGATCTTCCTTTTATTTTTGGTAACGAGTCTGCCTGGAAAAATGCAGGAATTCTAAAAAATATTCCATGGAAATACATGGATGAGAACGGAAAAAAATTAAGAAAACTCTGGACTGAATTTGCCAAAAGTGGAAAAATTTCAGATGATTCAGAAAGACCGGAAATTCTTGAAGTTTCCAAAGTCTAA